The Pseudomonas sp. SCB32 DNA window CCCACCAGGAAGCCAACCATGCACAGCGCCACGACGTAGTAAGCCGGCCCCAGCGGGTCTTCCTTCATAAGGAGCGCAACCACCATGGGGGTCAGGCCGCCGAAGATGGCGTAGGCCAGGTTGTAGGAGAAGGACAGGCCGGTGAAGCGCACGACCGCCGGGAAGGCGTTCACCATGACGTAAGGCACCGCGCCGATGACGCCTACGCATAGGCCGGTCACCGCATACAGCGGGAACAGCCAGTCCGGGTGCGCCTTGAGGCTGGTGTAGAAGGTCCAGGAGGCGACGCCCAGCAGTACGCTGCCATATATAAAGGTGCGGCCGGCGCCGATGCGGTCCGCCAGACCTCCAGCAAGAATGCAGCCAACGCTGAGGAAGACGATGGCCAGGCTATTGGCCTTCAGGGCAGTCGCCGCACCGAAACCATATACCGTCTGCAGCACCGACGGGGTCATCAGGATCACCACCACGATAGCGGCCGACAGTACCCAGGTCAGCAGCATGGACAGCACCACCGCCGGGCGATGCTCGCGCACCACCACGCCCAGTGGCACCTCCTCGGCCAGTTGCTTGCGCAGTTGCAGCTCAGCGAATACCGGGGTCTCGTGCAGCCAGCGGCGCAGGTAAACGGAGAACAGGCCGAAGATGCCACCGAGCAGGAACGGAATCCGCCAGGCATAGGCCCGCACTTCTTCGGCGCTGAAGACACTGTTGATCAGCGTCGCCACCAGCGAACCGATCAGGATGCCCGCGGTCAGACCCGAGGTGAGCGTGCCGCAGGCATAGCCCACATGACGCTGCGGAACGTGCTCGGCGACGAAGACCCAGGCACCCGGCACTTCACCGCCGATGGCAGCGCCCTGGATGACGCGCAGCAGCAACAGGGCCAGCGGCGCCCAGATGCCGATCTGCTCGTAGGTGGGCAGCAAACCCATGATCAGTGTGGGAACGGCCATCAGAAAGATGCTCAGGGTGAACATCTTCTTGCGACCCAGCAGGTCGCCGAAGTGAGCCATGACCACCCCGCCCAGCGGACGAGCAAGGTAACCGGCAGCGAACAGGCCGAAAGTCTGCAGCTGGCGAAGCCACTCGGGCATGTCGGCGGGGAAGAACAGCTTGCCGACCACGGTGGCGAAGAACACGAAGATGATGAAGTCGTAGAACTCCAGGGCGCCGCCCAGGGCAGACAGGGACAGGGTCTTGTAGTCGCTGCGGGTCAACGGACGTGACGCGGGCGCGGCAGGAGCGTTCACAGAAGGCATTGTGATTATTCTCGGCATGCAAGGCAGATGACGGCGGCGTTGGGCCACCGGTGCCGAACCATAGCAAATTGCGCTTTGACGACACAGGCATGCGCAGACCCGGCAAAGTCGAATCCCTACGGTCGTCGTCGCGGGCCTTGCTCTATATAATGCAGAAAGGCCGATCAAAAGCTGTCCCAAGGCCTTGCACCGGCAGGTGTCTTGGGAGAGTTTTTCCATAACCTCACCATGAGTACGCCGGGGGCAAGAGGCCCTGAACTATGATCGAGCTCGAACAAGATGATCCCATCCCGCAGGGTGACCTTGCCCTGCAGATTACCGCCCTGCCGCGCGAGACCAACGGCTTTGGCGACATCTTCGGTGGTTGGCTGGTGGCGCAGATGGATCTCGCCGGTACCGCCATGGCCAGCCGCATCGCTGGCGGCCGCGTCGCCACCGTAGCCATCGACCGCATGGCCTTCCTGGTCCCGGTCGCCGTTGGCGCTCAGCTCTCCTTCTATACGCAATCGCTGGAAGTCGGCCGCAGCTCGATCCGCATGCTGGTCGAAGTGTGGAGCGATGATCCGCTCTCCAGCGAGTGGCGCAAGGTCACCGAGGCCGTATTCGTGTTCGTCGCCATCGACGGCAGCGGTCGCACCCGCCCGGTTCCGCCACGTCGTGGCTGAAAACTGAAACGCCGGCTATCAAGCCGGCGTTTTCGTCTTTGCCTTTCGGAATCAGCGCATCGATTTACCGCGCACCGGAGCGCCGTTGGCCTTGTAGTAGTCGGCGGTACTACGGGGCAGGGCCTGACGGCCACGGACCTTATCGGCGATCTTCTCGGCCATCATGATGGTGGTGGCATTGAGGTTGCCGGTGATGATCAGCGGCATGATCGAGGCATCGACCACACGCAGCCCCTGCATGCCGTGCACACGGCCTTCGCCATCGACCACCGCCATGTCGTCCTCGCCCATCTTGCAGGAGCAGGAGGGGTGGAAGGCGGTCTCCGCATGCTCGCGCACAAACGCATCCAGCTCGGCATCGCTCTGCTTGTCCAGGCCCGGGCTGAGCTCGCGGCCACGGAAGGGGTCGAGCGCCGGCTGGTTCATGATCTCGCGGGTAAGGCGGATGCCATCGCGGAACTCCTGCCAGTCCTGTTCGCTGGACATGTAGTTGAACAGGATGCTCGGGTGCTTGCGCGGGTCGCGGGAGACCGCATTGATCCGACCACGGCTGGGAGAGCGCATGGAGCCGACGTGGGCCTGGAATCCATGCTCCTTCACCGCATTGCTGCCGTTGTAGTTAATCGCCACCGGCAGGAAGTGGTACTGGATGTTCGGCCACTCGAATTCCGGGCGGGTGCGGATGAAGCCGCCGGCTTCGAACTGGTTGCTCGCACCCAGGCCGCTGCCGAGGAACATCCACTCCGCGCCAATCTGCGGCTGGTTCCACCATTGCAGCGCCGGGTACAGGGAGACCGGCTGTTTGCAGGCGTACTGCAGGTACATCTCCAGGTGGTCCTGGAGGTTCTGGCCGACGCCGGGCAGGTCGTGCACCACGTCGATGCCCAGGTCACGCAGCAGCGACGCGGGACCAACGCCGGAGCGTTGCAGCAGTTGCGGCGAGGCGATGGCACCAGAGCACACCAGCACTTCGCGACGGGCACGCACTTCCTTCAGGGCGTTGTCGTTGCCATGCAGGTAAGTGGCACCGATGGCGCGCTTGCCGCTGAACAGGATGCGGTCGGTCAGTGCGTGGGTGACGATGGTCAGGTTCGGGCGCTCGCGGGCCTGATCCAGGTAGCCGCGCGCGGTGCTGGAACGACGGCCCTGCGGGGTGACGGTACGGTCCATCGGACCGAAGCCTTCCTGCTGGTAGCCGTTGAGGTCTTCAGTGCGCGGATAGCCCGCCTGCACACCTGCCTCGACCATGGCGTGGAACAGCGGGTTGTTACCGGCCTTGGGCGTGGTCACGCTCACCGGGCCATTGCCGCCGTGGAAGTCGTTCGGCCCGATGTCGCGGGTCTCGGCCTTGCGGAAGTACGGCAGGCAGTCGAGGTAGGTCCAGTCTTCCAGGCCCTTGTCCTGCGCCCAGCCGTCGAAGTCCATGGCATTGCCGCGGATGTAGCACATGCCATTGATCAGCGAGGAACCGCCCAAGCCCTTGCCGCGACCGCACTCCATGCGGCGGTTGTTCATGTACGGCTCGGGATCGGTCACATAGGCCCAGTTATAGCGACGCCCCTGCAGCGGGTAGGCCAGCGCGGCCGGCATCTGGGTGCGGAAGTCGGCGCGGTAGTCCGGGCCGCCGGCTTCGAGCAGCAGGACGCTGACGTCGGGGTCTTCGGTCAGACGGGTAGCCAGTACGTTACCGGCCGAGCCGGCGCCGATGATGATGTAGTCGAATTCCTGGGACATGCAGGCCTTCCTCTTTTTCAGGCACGACACCGCCCGCGACGCGTGTGCGTCGGTGTCTGCGGATTCGGGATGGCCGGTGGTCAGGGAGTGGGGCCTGCGACCGGCCGTTCAGGGCTCGCTCGCGGCGGTCAGAACACCGAGGCGTAGTCGCCCAGCTCTACCTGCACAGATTTGATGCGAGTGTAGTGAGCCAGGGTGGTCAGACCGTTCTCACGACCGACGCCCGATTGCTTGTACCCGCCAACCGGCATCTCGGCCGGCGACTCGCCCCAGGTGTTGATCCAGCAGATGCCGGCTTCCAGGCGATGGATCGCACGGTGCGCGCGGGCCAGGTCCTGGGTGACGACGCCGGCGGCCAGGCCGTACTCGGAGTCGTTGGCGCGGCGGATGACCTCGTCTTCGGTGTCGTAGACAAGGATGCTCATGACCGGCCCGAAGATTTCCTCGCGGACGATGGTCATGTCGTCAGTGCAGTCGGTGAACACGGTCGGCGCGACGTAGGCACCCTTGGCGAACTCGCCCTGGGTGACGCGCTCGCCACCGCACAGCAGGCGGGCCTTCTGCTCTTTGCCCGACTCGATGTAGGAGAGCACGCTCTCCATGTGGGCGAAGCTGGTCAGCGGGCCGAAGTTGGTGTTTTCGTCCTGCGGGCTGCCCAGGCGGATGCGCTTCACGCGCTCGACGACTTTCGCCTCGAAGCGAGCCTGCAGGTTGCGCGGGATGAACACGCGGGTGCCGTTGGTGCACACCTGGCCGGAGCTGAAGAAGTTGGCCATGACGGCGATGTCGGCGGCGCGATCGAGGTTGGCGTCCTCGAAGATGATCAGCGGCGACTTGCCGCCCAGCTCCATGGTGACTTCCTTGAGCGAGGAGCTCGACGCGCTGGCCATGACTTTCTTACCGGTGGAGGTGCCGCCGGTGAAGGAGATCTTCTCGATCAGCGGGTGCTCGGTCAGCCACTGGCCGACTTCGCGGCCGCTACCGGTGAGGACGTTGAACACGCCATCGGGCAGGCCGGCCTCGGTGTAGATTTCAGCGAGCTTTAGTACAGTCAGCGGGGTGACTTCGCTGGGCTTGAAGATCATCGCGTTGCCGGCGGCCAGGGCCGGAGCGGACTTCCACAGGGCGATCTGCACCGGATAGTTCCAGGCGCCGATGCCGGCGACCACGCCCAGTGGCTCGCGGCGGGTGTAGACGAAGCTGGTCTCGCGCAGCGGGATTTGCTCGCCTTCGATGGCCGGAACCAGACCGGCGTAGTACTCGAGCACGTCGGCGCCGGTGACGATGTCGACGTTGCGGGTCTCGGCCAGCGGCTTGCCGGTGTCGAGGGTTTCCAGTTCGGCCAGCTCATCGTTGCGCTGACGGAGGATTTCCACGGCGCGACGCAGGATGCGCGAGCGCTGCATGGCGGTCATCGCCGCCCATACTTTCTGCCCTTCCACCGCGCTCTGCACGGCACGCTCGACGTCGTCTTTCGAGGCGCGCTGGACCTGGGCGAGGACTTCACCATTGGCCGGATTGATGGTTTCGAAGGTGGTGCCGCTGGTGGCTTCCACGTAGCGACCGCCGATGTAGAGCTTCTGTTCTTCGAATCGAGCCATGGTGCAGGTGTCCTCTCTTATAGGTGTCAGTGCGCAAGGCCGGCGCGGCGGGGCTAGCCCGTCTGTTTCGCCAGTTGTTGGTCGAGGTAGTCGTACGCGATGGCCAGTGCCTGCTCGGTGTCGAAGGCATCGCCGGAGAGCGCGCCGCGCAGCCACAACCCATCGATCAGTGCCGCCAGCCCACGGGCGGCCGCGCGCGCTTCGGCGATTGGCAACACCCGGCGGAACTCGCAGCACAGGTTCGAATACAACCTGTGGTCGTTGACCCGCTGCAGGCGGCGCAACGACGGCTGGTGCATGCTGGTAGCCCAGAACGCCAGCCAGGTTTTCATCGCCGGCCCGTTGACCTGGCTCGCATCGAAGTTGCCTTCGATGATCGCGCGCAGGTGCGAGCGCGGCTCGTCATCCCGCAAAGCCCGGCGGCGTTCGCCGACGGCCTTGTTCAGCGCCAGCATCAGATGGCGCATGGTCGCTTCCAGGAGCCCGTTCTTGTCCTGGAAGTAGTGGCTGATGATGCCGTTGGATACCCCCGCCAGACGGGCGATCAGGGCGATGCTGGCGTCGCCCATGCCCACCTGGTCCACCGCCTCTAGCGTGGCGTGGATCAACTGGGAACGGCGAATCGGCTGCATACCGACCTTGGGCATTTCGTATCTCCTCTTCGCCTGGACGTACCTATGCCGTCCGGCGACTTGTTGGCCAGTCTATTTTGTTTTTATTGAACGTTCAATCAACTAAGAATAAGCTGCGCTCCGTGAACCACTCCGAGCCTTGTGTGCAAGCGGGCCCGAGCCGTTCATCGCCGCATCTCTTCCCAACCTTCAAGGATCGCAGAATCCAGGCGGGAAGTGTCGTGCGGCTGTGCTGTGTCTGTGGTTTGCGGCCCGTCGCCGTGCCTTAGTCGCACCCGTCGCCGGCCGCCATGCGTTCACTGTCATGGGGTCATCCTCCAAATGAGTACTGCTTCGCCAATAAAAACAAACGAGCAGGTACGTCTGAATCCGGTCGTCTTCTACGGTTCCACCGTGCTGATCCTGGTTCTGACCGCCGCCCTCATTCTCTTTCCCGACGGCGCCGGTGCGGTCCTCAACCGTACGCAAGCGTGGCTTTCGCACAGTTTCGGCTGGTATTACATGCTGGCCATCGGCAGTTATCTGTTCTTCGTCATCTGGGTTGCGTTCTCTCGCTATGGCCAGCTGAAGCTCGGCGCCGATCACGAGAAACCGGACTTCAGCTACGGCGCCTGGGCCGGCATGCTGTTCTCCTCCGGCATCGGCATCTCGCTGCTGTACTTCGCCGCCTCCGAGCCCATCGACCACCTCTACCATCCGCCGGAAGGCGTGGCCGGCACCCCGCAAGCGGCACGCCAGGCGCTGCAACTGACCTTCCTGCACTGGGGCGTGCACGGCTGGGCGATCTATGCGCTGGTCGGCCTGGCCGTCGGCTACTTCGCCTACCGTCACCGCCAGCCGCTGGCCCTGCGTTCGGCGCTGCTGCCGATCCTCGGTGAGCGCTGGGTGAAGGGCGGCGCCGGCCACGCGGTGGACTGCTTCGGCATCTTCGTTACCCTGCTGGGCCTGGTGACCAACCTGGGCATCGGCGCACTGCAGGTATCCTCGGGCATCGAATACCTGACCGGCATGGAGCACTCCAAGACCACTCTGCTGATCGTGCTGCTGGTGATGAGCCTGGTGGCCACGCTGGCCGCGGTGTCGGGCATCGAGAAAGGCATCCGCCGGCTGTCCAACCTGAACATCGTGCTGTTCAGCTCGCTGCTGCTGTTCGTGCTGGTCTGCGGCTCCACCCTGGAGCTGCTCAACGGCTTCGTGCAGAACCTAGGCGACTACCTCAACGGCCTGGTGCTCAAGACCTTCGATCTCTACGTCTACACCGGCGGCGGCGCTGGCAAGAACGAAGAATGGCTGGGCCTGTGGACCCTGTTCTACTGGGCCTGGTGGATTTCCTGGGCGCCCTTCGTCGGCATGTTCATCGCGCGTATTTCCCGTGGCCGGACCGTGCGCGAACTGGTCATGGGTGTGCTGCTGATCCCGCTCGGCTTCACCCTCGCCTGGCTCTCGGTGTTCGGCAACAGCGCGGTGGACCTGGTGATGAACCACGGCGCCGCCGACCTGGGCAAGGCCGCCCTGGAGCAGCCGTCGATGTCGATCTACCTGCTGCTGGAGCACTACCCCTTCGCCAAGATCGTGATCGGCATGTCGATCTTCGTCGGCTTCGTGCTCTTCCTCACCCCCGCCGACTCCGGCTCGGTGATGCTGGCCAACCTGTCGCGCCAGGGCGGCGACCTCGACGAAGACGCCCCGCACTGGCTGCGTATCCTCTGGTCGGTGGTGATCACCCTGGTGACCATCGGCCTGCTGTTCGCCGGCAACTTCACCGCCATGCAGACCGTCGTGGTGCTGGCCGGCCTGCCGTTCTCGGCGGTTCTGATCCTGCTCATGTTCGGCCTCTACAAGGCCATGAAGACGGATTACGAGGCGCTGCACGGCCACGCCACGCCGCCAGCCCTGGCGCCGGCAGTCTGATCTCCCCGGCGGTGTCGCCCGACGCCGCCTGCCTGCTCCGGCAGGCCTTTTCGCCCGGCCCCGCGCCGGGCTTTTCTTTTTCCGCCACGGCCTCCGGGCCGCCCAGGCACCTGCGCTGGCGAACGGCTATGGTGTCAGCGAAGCCTTTCGCGGAGACAGTCATGAGCTACCGCCCCTTCGGCCGGCCCTGCAGCGGGCTCGCCGTGCGCAAGAACCCGACCGTCAATGCCTGAGCGGGACTGGTGCCTGGTGCGCCTGGACGACAACGGCAACCGCTTCGTCATGCGCCGCCAACTGTCCCGCGCCGAGGCAGAAGCCCTGGCGCGAGACTACCAGGCGCGTGGGCACAAGCAGACCTATTGGGCGGAGCGGGAAGAGTCGCCGTCTTCCCGGCTATGAGCTGCGCTCACCCTTCGGGCCGCACTGAAGTGCGTTCAGCACAAGCGCTGTCCCGCATTCGAGCGAGTGACGGGGTGCGCGAGCAGCCTCGCTCCTACGTCCGCCATGCCTTGCGCAATACCTTCAGCGCTTCGGCAATCCGCGCCTCGGGCACCGCTGCGAAACCCAGCACCAACCCGGCGCGCTGATCTTCCGGTTCGGTGGACTCCGGCAGCCAGTAGTCGCTCAGCGCATTCACTTCCACGCCAACGGCCAACGCTCGCTGCACCAGCTCACGTTCGCGCTCGCGGCTGTCGACCCGCACGCACAGGTGCAGCCCCGCCTCTACTGTCGGCATTCGAGCGCAACCGGCGACATCCGGCCAGCCACGCAGCAGGGCATCGCGACGGCTGCGGGCGGCGCGGCGCATGCGGCGGACGTGACGCTGGAAGTGTCCTTCGGCGATGAAGTCCGCCATCACCCGCTGGGTACCGACTTCCGAGTGCCGCACATCCAGCGCGCGACGCCGGGCGAAGGCCTGTGCCAGCGCCGGCGGAACCACCAGATATCCCAAGCGCAGCGCGGGGAAGGCGATCTTGCAGAAAGTGCCAACGTAGAGCACCCGGTCGTGTCGATCCAGCGCCGCCAGCGGCATCAGCGGCGTACCGCTGTAACGGTACTCGCCATCGTAGTCGTCCTCGACGATCCAGCCGCCGGTGCGCTCGGCCCACTCCAGCAGCTCCAGGCGCCTTGCCAGGGACAAGGTCACCCCGGTCGGATACTGGTGAGAAGGCGTGACATACACCAGCCGGCAGTCCAGCAATTGCTCCAACTGCGCCGTACATAGCCCGTCGGCATCCACGGACACGCCGTGCAGACGCGCACCGGCCGTGGCGAAGGCGTGGCCGGCGGCGCGGTAGCCGGGGTTCTCGATGGCCGCACCGTCGCCCTCGGCGAGCAATACCTGGGCGCACAGCGCGATGCCTTGCTGGGCGCCGCTGGTGATGATGATCTGCTGGGCATCGCAATGCAGGCCACGGGTGCTGCGCAGGTAGGCGGCCACCAGTTCGCGCAGGCGCCGCTCGCCCGCCGGGTCGCCGTAACCCAGGCAGTCCAGCGGCGGATCTCGCCAGAAGCGCGCCTGCAGCCGTGCCCAGGTATCGAAGGGGAACAGGTCGAAGGCCGGCACCCCTACCCGGAAGGCACGCGGCGCACCGGTGGGCGGCAGCGGCAGATGGTGCTTCGCCAGGCGCTCCATGGAGGGTGCATCCGCGCCGCGCGCTTCGCCACGCACGGCGTCCACCGATGGCTGAACCCGCTCCGCGACATAGGTGCCATCACCGGTGCGCCCCTCGATGTAACCCTCGGCGTAGAGCTGTTCGTAGGCGCGCACCACGGTATTGCGTGAAATGCCCAATGACGCCGCCAGATCGCGGCTCGCCGGCAGGCGTGAACGCGCCGCCAGGCGACCATCGAGGATGCGCTCGCGCAATGCCTGGAACAGTTGCACGCCGAGCGGCCGCGCAGGATCGAGGCGGATGCCGGAAGGATTGAAAGGCAGCGGGACACTCATGCGGGCGGATTCCGGGAGGACGGCAATGGCTCCCTTGATTTCACCATGAATGGCTCTTTAGTAGAACCAATTCCCAACCTAGGCTGTAACCATTCCAACACGCACAAGGCCGTCACTATGACTTCCGCTGTCGAGATCCGCCCGATCACCGCTGCTGATCACGCCGCCTGGCTGCCGCTCTGGCAGGGCTACCAGCGCTTCTACAAGACCACCATCGATGAGGCCACCAGCGCCGTGACCTGGAAGCGCTTCCTCGACCCCGCCGAACCGATGCACGCCGCCCTAGCCTGGCAGGGCGGCGAGGCCATCGGCATGGTGCACTTCATCTACCACCGTTCCTGCTGGACCCAGGGCGACTACGTCTACCTGCAGGACCTGTTCGTTGCCGAAGGCCAGCGTGGCGGCGGCATCGGTACGGCGCTGATCGAGCACGTCTACGCCGACGCCCGCGCCAACGGTGCCGCGCGGGTGCACTGGCTGACCCACGAGAGCAACACCGACGCCATGTTCCTCTACGACCGGATCGCCGACCGCTCCGGTTTCGTCCAGTACCGCAAGATCATCTGACCCGGAGCGCCCCATGAACGACCAGCCCCTGCTGAACTGGCGCCCCGCCGCCAGCCCCGAAAAGCGCACCCTGCCCGGCCGCTACGTCAATCTGGTTCCGCTGGATGTCGCCGCCCATGGCGACGATCTGTGGGAAGCCCTGCAAGGCCCGGACTCCGATTCGCTGCTCTGGGACTACCTGCCCTATGGCCCCTTCCCCGAGCGCGCGCCGTTCGATACCTGGCTCACCGGCAACGCCACCAGCACTGATCCGATGTTCTTCGCCGTGATCGACCGCATCAGCGGCCGCGCGGTTGGCCTGCTCAGCTTCCTGCGGATCTTCCCCAAGGACGGCAGTATCGAGATCGGCCACATTGCCTACGGCCGGGTGATGCAGCGTTCGCCTGCCTCCACCGAAGCCGTCTACCTGCTGGCCAAGCTGGCCTTCGAACTGGGCTACCGGCGCCTGGAATGGAAGTGCAATGCGCTCAATGCCCGCTCCATGCGCGCTGCGCAACGCCTGGGCTTCACCTTCGAGGGCACCTTCCGCCAGGCAACCGTGGTGAAGGACCGCAACCGCGACACCGCCTGGTTCTCGATCATCGACAGTGAGTGGCCGCGCTGCCAGCAGGCCTTCGAGGCCTGGTTGGACACCGCCAATCACGACGGCGCAGGGCGGCAGCGCAAGCGTCTGGAGGACCTGCGCCAGAGCTGATCTTTTCATTCTTCGGGAACTGCCCGACGGGCGGAGGATCGGTGATACTGACTCTTTCCCATCGCAGCCCCGGAGACCACCATGAGCAGCGATATCCAGACCCCTCGCGTCGAGCAGGTGCAGGTCGACGAACTGCCCTGCTGGCGCATCCACACCGCCCATGGTGAAGCCCTGATCGCCCAGCAGGGTGCGCAACTGCTGAGCTACCAGCCCCACGAGCAACCGCCGCTGGTGTGGCTGAGCGATACCGCCGAGTTCCGCCATGGCCAGTCCCAGCGGGGCGGCGTGCCGGTGTGCTGGCCCTGGTTCGGCAACCTGGAACGCAACCCGGTGGCAGTTCGCACCGCGTATACCGGCAACAACGCCCCGGCCCACGGCCTGGTGCGCACCGTGGACTGGCAACTGGACGACATCGCCGACGAGCAGGGCGAGCTGGCCGTGCACTTCAGCATCGACGCCCACCATGGCCTTCCCGGCTGGCCGCATTCGGCGCGCCTGGAGCTGGTGATGCGCTTCGGCGAACGCCTGACCCTGGAAATGACCACCCACAACCTCGGCGACAAGCCGCTTCCGATCAGCCAGGCGCTGCACACCTACTTCGCGGTGAGCAACAGCCGCGAGATCAGCATCGACGGCCTGCAGGGCTGCCGTTACATCGAGACCCTGGAGAACTGGGAAGAGCGCCAGCAGCACGGTCTGGTGCGCATCGCCGGGGAAACCGACCGCATCTACCTGGATGTAGAGAAGCCCCTGGTGATCCGTGACCCGCTCTGGGAGCGCGGTATCCACATCCTTGCCAGCGGCTCGCGCTCGGCGGTGGTGTGGAACCCCTGGATCGACAAGGCCGCGCGCCTGTCGCAATTCGCCAACGATGCCTGGGAGAACATGCTCTGCATCGAGACCGCGCGAGTCTGGGACGACGTGATGAGCGTCGCGCCGGGACGAAGCGAGACGATGAAGGTGGAAATCTGGAGTGAACCGCTGAAGGACTGAGGCCTGCTCTT harbors:
- a CDS encoding D-hexose-6-phosphate mutarotase; protein product: MSSDIQTPRVEQVQVDELPCWRIHTAHGEALIAQQGAQLLSYQPHEQPPLVWLSDTAEFRHGQSQRGGVPVCWPWFGNLERNPVAVRTAYTGNNAPAHGLVRTVDWQLDDIADEQGELAVHFSIDAHHGLPGWPHSARLELVMRFGERLTLEMTTHNLGDKPLPISQALHTYFAVSNSREISIDGLQGCRYIETLENWEERQQHGLVRIAGETDRIYLDVEKPLVIRDPLWERGIHILASGSRSAVVWNPWIDKAARLSQFANDAWENMLCIETARVWDDVMSVAPGRSETMKVEIWSEPLKD